The following proteins come from a genomic window of Bradyrhizobium sp. SZCCHNS1050:
- a CDS encoding ubiquinol-cytochrome C chaperone family protein, producing the protein MLWPFNHLRKSRPSPRGTIEPIYGTIVAQTRDPLFYRHLNVPDTVDGRFDLLILHLWLVLRRLRGVGSDLSQALFDRFCDDMDDNLREMGVGDLTVPKRMQKFGEAFYGRTAAYDLAWSESEARLADALQKNILNGEHPDSAAGLAAYAARVAAHLAALDDNRLLGAGWSFPRPVQQD; encoded by the coding sequence ATGCTCTGGCCATTCAACCATCTCAGGAAATCCCGACCGTCCCCGCGCGGGACCATCGAGCCGATCTATGGCACGATCGTGGCACAAACCCGAGACCCGTTGTTTTATAGACACTTGAATGTCCCTGACACGGTCGACGGGCGGTTCGATCTGCTGATTCTGCACCTCTGGCTGGTGCTGCGGCGGCTGCGCGGGGTGGGATCGGACCTGTCGCAGGCGCTGTTCGACCGGTTCTGCGACGACATGGACGACAATCTGCGCGAGATGGGGGTGGGGGATCTCACCGTGCCCAAGCGGATGCAGAAGTTCGGCGAGGCGTTCTATGGCCGCACCGCCGCCTATGACCTTGCCTGGTCCGAGAGCGAGGCCCGGCTGGCGGACGCATTGCAGAAGAATATCTTGAACGGGGAGCATCCGGACAGCGCGGCCGGACTTGCCGCCTATGCGGCGCGGGTGGCCGCGCACCTCGCCGCTCTCGACGACAACAGGCTGCTCGGCGCCGGCTGGAGCTTCCCGCGGCCGGTTCAGCAGGACTAG
- a CDS encoding outer membrane protein assembly factor BamE, producing the protein MRTTARLLSRGLSSRLRTLGAIALTCLALGACTGEQFQKGYIMPPGALEQIPIGASQDQVLIVMGTPSTVATLDGEVFYYISQRAERPVAFMNQKVVDQRVIAIYFDKNRQVRRLANYGMKDGKIFDFVSRTTPTSGQELSYLTPLFKLLSFN; encoded by the coding sequence ATGCGAACGACTGCCCGCCTGCTCTCCCGTGGCTTGAGCTCCCGTCTGCGCACCCTTGGTGCGATCGCGCTGACCTGCCTGGCGCTCGGCGCCTGCACCGGCGAGCAGTTCCAGAAGGGCTACATCATGCCGCCGGGCGCGCTGGAGCAGATCCCGATCGGCGCCAGCCAGGACCAGGTGCTGATCGTGATGGGCACGCCCTCGACGGTGGCGACACTCGACGGCGAGGTATTCTACTACATCTCCCAGCGAGCCGAGCGCCCGGTTGCCTTCATGAACCAGAAGGTGGTCGATCAGCGCGTCATTGCGATCTATTTCGACAAGAACCGCCAGGTCCGCCGCCTCGCCAATTACGGCATGAAGGACGGCAAGATCTTCGACTTCGTCAGCCGCACGACGCCGACCTCCGGCCAGGAGCTCAGCTACCTGACGCCGCTGTTCAAGCTGCTCAGCTTCAACTGA
- a CDS encoding tripartite tricarboxylate transporter substrate binding protein produces the protein MALRIALSRRKLLSGAAALSTAAILPRASLADWRPTETVKLIVPAAPGGSTDVMGRLLAAHLQTAWGQSAVVENRSGGGGTIGAAEVARNTKGDGHTVLIGNPGPNAIAYSIFRNLAYKPDQLQAVSNMIRIPNIVSAHPSTGLKSIPELIAFLKANPDKLNYASSGVGQSPHLTGAWFLQLTGLKMTHIPFRGAGPALQAALAGDIQILFDNLFPSLPQVQEGKLTGLCVTTPERSANAPDLPTMRESAPELAKFDVSSWFGVFLPKACPPEIVSALNLQVKAMLEREDIRKNIAAMGARADYGTPQQFGDFVQAETAKFASIIQKEGLQMDVK, from the coding sequence TTGGCTCTTCGTATCGCGCTGTCGCGCCGCAAGCTGCTGTCCGGAGCCGCCGCGCTGTCCACAGCCGCCATCCTGCCGCGCGCGAGTCTCGCCGACTGGCGTCCGACCGAGACGGTCAAGCTGATCGTGCCCGCCGCGCCCGGCGGCAGCACCGATGTGATGGGACGCTTGCTGGCCGCGCATCTGCAGACGGCGTGGGGACAATCGGCGGTGGTCGAGAATCGCTCCGGCGGCGGCGGCACGATCGGCGCCGCCGAGGTCGCGCGCAACACCAAGGGCGACGGCCATACGGTCCTGATCGGCAACCCCGGTCCCAACGCGATCGCCTATTCGATCTTCCGCAACCTCGCCTACAAGCCGGATCAGTTGCAGGCGGTCTCCAACATGATCCGCATCCCCAACATCGTCTCGGCGCATCCCTCGACCGGCCTCAAGTCGATCCCGGAGCTGATCGCTTTTCTGAAGGCCAATCCCGACAAGCTGAACTACGCCTCGTCCGGCGTCGGCCAGAGCCCGCATCTGACCGGCGCCTGGTTCCTGCAGCTCACCGGGCTGAAGATGACGCACATTCCGTTCCGCGGCGCCGGCCCGGCGCTGCAGGCCGCCCTCGCCGGCGACATTCAGATTCTGTTCGATAATCTGTTTCCATCGCTGCCGCAGGTGCAGGAGGGCAAGCTGACTGGCCTGTGCGTCACCACGCCGGAACGCAGCGCCAATGCGCCTGACCTGCCGACGATGCGCGAAAGCGCGCCGGAGCTGGCCAAGTTCGACGTCTCGTCCTGGTTCGGCGTATTCCTGCCCAAGGCCTGCCCGCCCGAGATCGTCAGCGCGCTCAACCTGCAGGTCAAGGCGATGCTGGAGCGCGAGGACATCCGCAAGAATATCGCCGCGATGGGCGCGCGGGCCGATTACGGCACGCCGCAGCAGTTCGGCGACTTCGTCCAAGCCGAGACAGCCAAATTCGCGTCGATCATCCAGAAGGAAGGCCTGCAGATGGACGTGAAATAG
- a CDS encoding DUF2336 domain-containing protein, with the protein MPNSVLHQLEDILASRYVSRRAEILERVTDLFVVGSGKFTEEHVDLFDHVLSKLLDNVAIAARAQLGSRLAVLPDAPPRLLRLLASDETIAVAGPVLRRSDRLDDETLVATAQTRGQEHLLAISDRKLLTESVTDVLVDRGNQAVVSNTANNGGARFSDHGFSGLVTKASDDPGLALKLWSRPDSPREVLVRLFVEASDAVRSQLASADAARTEIVELAVAQASDHLHAAARTRSADFVTARDYVELLHATGQLHEAQLHGFAKEASFDKVTLALSLMCKLPLDVVERAFVRNQPDQLLVLAKALDLSWVTTTTLLFMQASASGSARPQLDQHLASFSQLQPRMAQSTLQSYRTRQRAAE; encoded by the coding sequence TTGCCCAACAGCGTCCTCCATCAGCTCGAAGACATTCTCGCCAGCCGCTACGTCTCCCGGCGCGCCGAGATCCTGGAGCGCGTCACCGACCTGTTCGTGGTGGGCTCGGGCAAGTTCACCGAAGAACATGTCGATCTGTTCGACCACGTGCTGTCCAAGCTGCTCGACAACGTCGCCATTGCGGCGCGGGCGCAGCTCGGCAGCCGGCTCGCGGTCCTGCCTGATGCACCGCCGCGGCTGCTCCGGCTGCTCGCCAGCGACGAGACCATCGCGGTGGCCGGTCCCGTGCTGCGCCGGAGCGACCGGCTCGACGACGAGACCCTGGTCGCGACCGCGCAGACCCGGGGCCAGGAGCATCTGCTTGCGATCTCCGACCGCAAGCTCCTCACCGAATCCGTCACCGACGTTCTGGTCGATCGCGGCAATCAGGCCGTCGTTTCGAACACCGCCAACAATGGCGGCGCGCGCTTCTCCGATCACGGCTTCTCCGGCCTGGTGACGAAGGCGTCCGACGATCCCGGCCTCGCCTTGAAACTCTGGAGCCGGCCCGACAGCCCACGCGAGGTGCTGGTTCGGCTGTTCGTCGAAGCCTCCGACGCGGTGCGCAGCCAGCTCGCCAGCGCCGACGCGGCGCGGACCGAGATCGTCGAGCTCGCCGTGGCGCAGGCTTCGGATCATCTGCATGCCGCCGCGCGGACACGCTCGGCCGATTTCGTCACCGCCAGGGACTATGTCGAGCTGCTGCACGCGACCGGCCAGCTCCACGAGGCGCAACTGCACGGCTTCGCCAAGGAAGCCAGCTTCGACAAGGTCACGCTGGCGCTGTCATTGATGTGCAAGCTGCCGCTCGACGTGGTCGAGCGCGCCTTCGTGCGCAACCAGCCGGACCAGCTCCTGGTGCTCGCCAAGGCGCTCGACTTGTCCTGGGTCACGACGACGACGCTGCTGTTCATGCAGGCGAGCGCCAGCGGCAGCGCACGCCCACAGCTCGACCAGCATCTGGCGAGCTTCTCGCAGCTGCAGCCGCGCATGGCGCAGAGCACGTTGCAGAGCTATCGGACGCGGCAGCGCGCGGCCGAGTAG
- a CDS encoding sodium-translocating pyrophosphatase, with amino-acid sequence MSALWVIVLCGALSIVYAIWATQSVLSADAGNARMQEIAAAVREGAQAYLRRQYTTIGIVGVVIFVLLAYFLGMLVAIGFAIGAILSGAAGFIGMNVSVRANVRTAQAAITSLAGGLELAFKAGAITGLLVAGLALLGVTIYFGILTGFMKLAPDSRTVIDALVALGFGASLISIFARLGGGIFTKGADVGGDLVGKVEAGIPEDDPRNPATIADNVGDNVGDCAGMAADLFETYAVTAVATMVLAAIFFAKSSLLANMMTLPLAIGGICIITSIAGTFFVKLGASQSIMGALYKGLIATGVLSLGGVALAIGWLIGFGKLEGVDYTGTALFVCGVVGLVVTGLIIWITEYYTGTDFRPVKSIAAASVTGHGTNVIQGLAISMESTALPAIVIIAGILVTYSLAGLFGIAIATTTMLALAGMIVALDAFGPVTDNAGGIAEMAGLPKEVRKSTDALDAVGNTTKAVTKGYAIGSAGLGALVLFAAYNQDLQFFIADSAHHPYFAGIKPDFSLNNPYVVVGLLFGGLLPYLFGAMGMTAVGRAAGAIVEEVRRQFREKPGIMQGADKPDYGKAVDLLTKAAIKEMIIPSLLPVLSPIVVYFLIYAIAGGGAAGKSAAFSAVGAMLLGVIVTGLFVAISMTSGGGAWDNAKKYIEDGHFGGKGSDAHKAAVTGDTVGDPYKDTAGPAVNPMIKITNIVALLLLAILAH; translated from the coding sequence ATGTCAGCTTTATGGGTGATCGTGCTCTGCGGAGCGCTGTCGATCGTCTATGCGATCTGGGCCACACAATCGGTGCTCAGCGCGGACGCCGGCAATGCGCGCATGCAGGAAATCGCGGCGGCCGTGCGTGAGGGCGCGCAGGCCTATCTTCGCCGCCAATATACGACGATCGGAATCGTCGGTGTCGTGATCTTCGTGCTCCTTGCGTATTTCCTCGGCATGCTCGTCGCGATCGGCTTTGCGATCGGCGCGATCCTCTCCGGCGCGGCCGGTTTCATCGGCATGAACGTCTCGGTGCGCGCCAACGTCCGCACGGCACAGGCGGCCATCACCTCGCTCGCCGGCGGCCTGGAGCTCGCCTTCAAGGCCGGCGCCATCACCGGTCTGCTCGTGGCCGGTCTCGCGCTGCTCGGCGTCACCATCTATTTCGGCATCCTCACCGGCTTCATGAAGCTCGCACCCGACAGCCGCACCGTCATCGACGCACTGGTCGCGCTCGGCTTCGGCGCCTCGCTGATTTCGATCTTCGCCCGTCTCGGCGGCGGCATCTTCACCAAGGGTGCCGACGTCGGTGGTGACCTCGTCGGCAAGGTCGAGGCCGGCATTCCCGAGGACGATCCGCGCAACCCCGCGACCATCGCCGACAACGTCGGCGACAACGTCGGTGACTGCGCCGGCATGGCCGCCGACCTGTTCGAGACCTACGCGGTGACCGCGGTCGCCACCATGGTGCTGGCGGCCATCTTCTTCGCCAAGTCGTCGCTGCTGGCGAACATGATGACCCTGCCGCTCGCCATCGGCGGCATCTGCATCATCACCTCGATCGCCGGCACTTTCTTCGTCAAGCTCGGCGCCAGCCAGTCGATCATGGGCGCGCTGTACAAGGGCCTGATCGCGACCGGCGTGCTCTCGCTCGGCGGCGTCGCGCTGGCGATCGGGTGGCTGATCGGCTTCGGCAAGCTCGAGGGCGTCGACTACACGGGCACGGCGCTGTTCGTCTGCGGTGTCGTCGGCCTCGTCGTCACCGGCCTGATCATCTGGATCACCGAATACTACACCGGCACCGACTTCCGCCCGGTGAAGTCGATCGCGGCCGCCTCGGTCACCGGTCACGGCACCAATGTGATCCAGGGCCTCGCCATCTCAATGGAGTCGACTGCGCTGCCCGCGATCGTCATCATCGCCGGCATCCTGGTCACCTACAGCCTCGCCGGCCTGTTCGGCATCGCGATCGCGACCACGACGATGCTGGCGCTGGCCGGCATGATCGTCGCGCTCGACGCCTTCGGCCCGGTGACGGACAACGCCGGCGGCATTGCCGAAATGGCCGGCCTGCCCAAGGAGGTCCGCAAGTCGACCGACGCGCTCGACGCAGTCGGCAACACCACCAAGGCGGTCACGAAGGGCTACGCGATCGGCTCCGCCGGTCTCGGCGCCCTGGTGCTGTTCGCGGCCTATAACCAGGACCTGCAGTTCTTCATCGCGGATTCGGCGCACCATCCCTATTTCGCGGGGATCAAGCCGGACTTCTCGCTGAACAACCCGTATGTCGTGGTCGGTCTGCTGTTCGGCGGCCTGCTGCCGTATCTGTTCGGCGCGATGGGCATGACCGCGGTCGGCCGTGCCGCCGGCGCGATCGTCGAGGAGGTGCGCCGCCAGTTCCGCGAGAAGCCCGGCATCATGCAGGGCGCCGACAAGCCGGATTACGGCAAGGCCGTCGACCTGCTGACCAAGGCGGCGATCAAGGAGATGATCATTCCCTCGCTGCTGCCGGTGCTGTCGCCGATCGTCGTCTACTTCCTGATCTACGCGATCGCAGGCGGTGGCGCGGCCGGCAAGTCGGCAGCGTTCTCGGCCGTCGGCGCCATGCTGCTCGGCGTCATCGTCACCGGCCTGTTCGTCGCGATCTCGATGACCTCCGGCGGCGGCGCCTGGGACAACGCCAAGAAGTACATCGAGGACGGCCATTTCGGCGGCAAGGGCTCCGATGCTCATAAGGCTGCGGTCACCGGTGACACCGTCGGCGATCCCTACAAGGACACCGCGGGCCCCGCGGTGAACCCGATGATCAAGATCACCAACATCGTGGCCCTGCTGCTGCTGGCGATCCTCGCGCATTGA
- the thiL gene encoding thiamine-phosphate kinase, whose amino-acid sequence MTRDASGEDSLIARYFKPLATDPGAFGLVDDAAIIPANGDDIVVKTDAIVEGVHYLANDPPDTIARKALRVNLSDLAAKGAVPAGFVLTLALREKDDAWLSEFARGLGEDAAAFGCPLLGGDTVSTPGPVMISIAAWGRVPRGRMVHRFGARPGDRVMVTGTIGDALLGLRILTGTAEATALADDAAARDMLIGRYRTPQPRNALAAAVRDCATASMDVSDGLAGDLTKLCAASSVSADIALSDIPRSPAAAKLLAVGAAQLESMISGGDDYEILCTVPAAQCAAFRAAAETAGVAVTDIGAIVEGARAPRFLDGQGRPVTLTRLSFSHF is encoded by the coding sequence GTGACCCGCGACGCCTCCGGCGAAGATTCCCTGATCGCCCGCTACTTCAAGCCGCTGGCGACCGACCCCGGCGCCTTCGGCCTCGTCGACGATGCCGCGATCATTCCGGCCAATGGTGACGACATCGTCGTCAAGACCGACGCCATCGTCGAAGGCGTCCATTATCTCGCCAACGATCCCCCCGACACCATCGCGCGCAAGGCGCTGCGGGTGAACCTGTCCGATCTCGCCGCCAAGGGTGCGGTGCCCGCCGGCTTCGTCCTGACGCTGGCGCTGCGCGAGAAGGACGACGCGTGGCTGTCGGAGTTCGCGCGTGGCCTCGGCGAGGACGCGGCGGCGTTCGGCTGTCCGCTGCTCGGCGGCGACACCGTGTCGACGCCCGGTCCCGTGATGATCTCGATCGCGGCTTGGGGGAGGGTGCCCAGGGGCCGGATGGTGCATCGCTTCGGCGCGCGTCCCGGCGACCGGGTGATGGTGACCGGGACCATCGGCGACGCCTTGCTCGGCCTGCGCATCCTGACGGGCACAGCCGAGGCCACGGCGCTGGCCGACGATGCCGCCGCGCGGGATATGCTGATCGGCCGTTATCGCACGCCGCAGCCGCGCAATGCACTGGCCGCGGCCGTGAGAGACTGCGCGACCGCCTCGATGGACGTCTCTGATGGCCTCGCAGGCGACCTGACAAAGCTCTGCGCCGCCTCTTCCGTGAGCGCCGACATCGCGCTGTCCGATATTCCACGATCGCCGGCAGCGGCGAAGCTGCTTGCTGTCGGGGCCGCGCAGCTTGAAAGCATGATCTCCGGCGGCGACGATTACGAGATCCTCTGCACTGTTCCCGCAGCGCAATGCGCAGCGTTCCGTGCCGCAGCCGAGACGGCGGGCGTTGCCGTCACCGACATCGGCGCCATCGTCGAAGGGGCGCGAGCCCCGCGCTTCCTGGACGGGCAGGGCCGTCCCGTCACACTGACGCGGTTGTCCTTCAGCCACTTCTGA
- the nusB gene encoding transcription antitermination factor NusB yields MAESSKPFKGPVRAGDRKANRRGAARLAAVQALYQMDIAGAGINDVLAEFESHWLGNEVEGEQYLPAEAAFFRDIVSGVVRDQTKIDPVLDTALERGWPLQRIEAILRAVLRAGAYELERRKDIPARVVVSEYVDIAHAFVERDETGMVNAVLEQLARQYRADEMGPK; encoded by the coding sequence ATGGCCGAGAGCAGCAAGCCATTCAAGGGCCCGGTCCGTGCCGGCGACCGCAAGGCCAATCGCCGTGGCGCCGCCCGTCTCGCCGCCGTGCAGGCGCTCTACCAGATGGACATCGCGGGCGCCGGCATCAACGACGTCCTGGCCGAGTTCGAGAGCCACTGGCTCGGCAACGAGGTCGAGGGCGAGCAGTATCTGCCGGCCGAGGCCGCCTTCTTCCGCGACATCGTCTCCGGCGTGGTGCGCGACCAGACCAAGATCGATCCGGTGCTCGATACGGCGCTGGAGCGCGGCTGGCCGCTGCAGCGGATCGAGGCGATCTTGCGCGCGGTGCTGCGCGCCGGCGCCTATGAGCTGGAGCGGCGCAAGGACATTCCGGCGCGGGTCGTCGTGTCCGAATATGTCGACATCGCCCATGCCTTTGTCGAGCGCGACGAGACCGGCATGGTCAACGCCGTGCTGGAGCAACTCGCCCGGCAATACCGCGCCGACGAGATGGGGCCGAAGTAG
- the ribH gene encoding 6,7-dimethyl-8-ribityllumazine synthase, with the protein MADARRAPLKDQTDISGARALIVEARFYDDLQDALLEGATAELKAAGVGYDVLTVTGSLEIPATIAIALDAAAKAGKPYDLAIALGCVIRGDTIHFEIVSQESSRALMDLSVARGLPLGNGILTVNNEDQAWARARVSEMNKGGDAARAALAVLRIKRRLARG; encoded by the coding sequence ATGGCAGACGCACGGCGCGCGCCGCTCAAAGACCAGACCGACATCTCCGGCGCCCGCGCGCTGATCGTCGAGGCCCGCTTCTACGATGACCTTCAGGACGCCCTGCTGGAGGGCGCCACCGCCGAGCTGAAGGCGGCGGGCGTGGGCTATGATGTTCTCACCGTCACCGGCTCGTTGGAGATTCCGGCGACTATTGCCATTGCGCTCGATGCTGCCGCGAAGGCCGGCAAGCCCTATGACCTCGCGATCGCGCTCGGCTGCGTCATCCGTGGCGACACCATCCATTTCGAGATCGTGTCGCAGGAATCCTCGCGAGCCCTGATGGATCTGTCGGTGGCGCGCGGCCTGCCGCTCGGCAACGGCATCCTCACCGTCAACAATGAGGACCAGGCGTGGGCGCGCGCCCGCGTCTCCGAGATGAACAAGGGCGGCGATGCCGCCCGCGCCGCGCTCGCCGTGCTGCGCATCAAACGCCGTCTGGCGCGAGGCTGA
- a CDS encoding riboflavin synthase: protein MFTGIVTDIGEIVSLTPRTEGKLHRLRIACHYDQAGIADGASIANNGVCLTVVQSGVTDGKTWFEVDAAAETLALTTAKHWRVGTKLNLERALKIGDELGGHIVSGHVDGIATIVSRENLPDMARFVFRTTRDLARFIATKGSVTLDGVSLTVNTVDELVFSVLIIPHTLSVTTLSSWQAGSEVNLEVDLMARYAARLTEMK from the coding sequence ATGTTCACAGGCATCGTCACCGACATCGGCGAGATCGTCAGCCTGACGCCGCGGACCGAAGGAAAGCTGCATCGGCTGCGCATTGCCTGCCACTATGATCAGGCCGGCATCGCCGATGGCGCGTCGATCGCCAATAACGGCGTCTGCCTCACGGTCGTGCAGTCCGGCGTCACCGATGGAAAGACCTGGTTCGAGGTCGATGCCGCCGCGGAGACGCTGGCGCTGACCACCGCCAAGCACTGGCGCGTCGGCACGAAGCTGAACCTCGAGCGGGCGCTGAAGATCGGCGACGAGCTCGGCGGCCACATCGTCTCCGGCCATGTCGATGGCATCGCGACCATCGTCAGCCGAGAGAACCTGCCGGACATGGCGCGGTTCGTTTTCAGGACGACGCGGGATCTGGCGCGCTTCATCGCCACCAAGGGCTCAGTAACCCTCGACGGCGTCTCGCTCACGGTCAACACCGTCGACGAACTGGTCTTCTCGGTGCTGATCATTCCGCATACGCTGTCGGTCACCACGCTGTCGTCCTGGCAGGCCGGCAGCGAGGTCAATCTCGAGGTCGACCTGATGGCGCGCTATGCCGCGCGCCTCACGGAAATGAAGTAG
- the ribD gene encoding bifunctional diaminohydroxyphosphoribosylaminopyrimidine deaminase/5-amino-6-(5-phosphoribosylamino)uracil reductase RibD, with translation MIFRVLVDQVGEKLKAQKDADRRFMQLALSLGRRGLGRTWPNPAVGAVVVKDGVIVGRGWTQPGGRPHGEPEALKRAGEAAKGATLYVTLEPCSHFGKSPPCVDAVIAAGISRVVSAIEDPNPEVAGQGHAKLRAAGIQVEVGLCSADAKRDHAGHFRRIRDGRPHVILKLAVSADDKIAAAGNKPVAITGEAARTRVHLLRAQSDALLIGVRTAIADDPLLTCRLPGMEARSPVRIVLDPMLRLPAASRLMQSARTTPLWLVASEVAEPATATRLGAAGAQVIRVPPQADPSALEPPAVLKALAERGVTRLMIEGGSRVASSFMASGLVDEIWLLRGPGEIGGDGIAALDALPLTAITQSPAYRVRASETLDPDTLTIYERA, from the coding sequence ATGATCTTCCGGGTTCTGGTCGATCAGGTCGGCGAGAAGCTGAAGGCGCAGAAGGACGCCGACCGCCGCTTCATGCAGCTGGCGCTGTCGCTCGGCCGTCGTGGGCTGGGGCGGACTTGGCCCAATCCCGCCGTCGGCGCTGTGGTGGTCAAGGACGGCGTGATCGTCGGCCGCGGCTGGACCCAGCCCGGTGGACGCCCTCATGGCGAGCCCGAGGCCTTGAAGCGCGCCGGCGAGGCCGCCAAGGGCGCCACCCTCTACGTGACGCTGGAGCCGTGCTCGCATTTCGGCAAGTCGCCGCCTTGCGTGGATGCGGTCATCGCCGCCGGCATCAGCCGCGTCGTCTCGGCGATCGAGGACCCCAATCCCGAGGTCGCAGGGCAGGGGCATGCGAAGCTGCGCGCCGCGGGTATTCAGGTCGAGGTCGGCCTCTGCTCGGCGGACGCCAAGCGTGATCATGCCGGCCATTTCCGCCGCATCCGCGACGGACGGCCGCACGTGATCCTGAAGCTCGCGGTCTCCGCCGATGACAAGATCGCAGCCGCCGGCAACAAGCCGGTGGCCATTACCGGCGAGGCAGCGCGGACCCGCGTGCATCTGCTGCGGGCCCAGAGCGACGCCCTCCTGATCGGGGTGCGCACCGCGATCGCCGACGATCCGCTGCTGACCTGCCGGCTGCCGGGCATGGAGGCGCGCTCGCCGGTCCGGATCGTGCTCGATCCGATGCTCCGCCTTCCGGCTGCGAGCCGATTGATGCAATCCGCACGCACGACGCCGCTCTGGCTCGTCGCGTCCGAGGTGGCCGAGCCGGCCACGGCGACCCGGCTGGGCGCCGCCGGTGCGCAGGTGATCCGTGTCCCGCCGCAGGCCGACCCGTCGGCGCTGGAGCCGCCGGCCGTGCTCAAGGCGCTGGCGGAACGCGGCGTCACGCGTCTGATGATCGAAGGCGGCAGCCGCGTCGCATCATCTTTCATGGCAAGCGGCCTGGTCGATGAGATCTGGCTCCTGCGCGGCCCCGGCGAGATCGGAGGTGACGGGATCGCTGCGCTGGACGCATTGCCGCTGACCGCAATCACGCAGTCGCCGGCCTATCGCGTTCGTGCTAGCGAGACGCTCGATCCCGATACCCTTACGATTTACGAGCGCGCCTAA
- the nrdR gene encoding transcriptional regulator NrdR: protein MRCPSCNSLDTQVKDSRPTEDSSVIRRRRVCVTCNFRFTTFERVQLRELTVIKRNGRRVPFDRDKLMRSVQISLRKRSVDPERVEKMVSAIVRELESGGESEVSSEAIGEIVMEHLRDLDDVAYVRFASVYRNFREAKDFEAVLGELSAEDEAPRLAPVRK from the coding sequence ATGCGCTGCCCGAGCTGCAACAGCCTCGATACGCAGGTGAAGGACTCCCGCCCCACCGAGGATTCCTCGGTGATCCGGCGGCGGCGGGTCTGCGTCACCTGCAATTTCCGCTTCACGACCTTCGAGCGGGTGCAGCTGCGCGAACTGACCGTCATCAAGCGCAACGGCCGTCGCGTGCCGTTCGACCGCGACAAGCTGATGCGCTCGGTGCAGATCTCGCTGCGCAAGCGCTCGGTCGATCCGGAGCGGGTCGAGAAGATGGTCTCGGCGATCGTGCGCGAGCTCGAGAGTGGCGGCGAATCCGAGGTGTCCTCGGAGGCGATCGGCGAGATCGTGATGGAGCATCTGCGCGATCTCGACGACGTCGCCTATGTCCGCTTCGCCTCGGTCTATCGCAATTTCCGCGAGGCCAAGGATTTCGAGGCCGTGCTCGGCGAGCTCTCGGCCGAGGACGAAGCACCGCGCCTCGCGCCGGTCCGCAAATGA